CAAGACATAAGAGGATAGTGCAAGAAATAATGTTGTGAATAACActtctataaataataaaatataaatctAGTATAATAAATTGCATTTTTTGTAACTCCACTTTAACTAAATAACATTTGAAATGAAAAACAATAAAATACTACTTGATTGTATTTGTATAAAAACAACGATTAGATCTGTTTATATTTATTCGATCGATCACTTTATAAATACAGTgtgattttattttttattaaattatcttcgtttttcttaaataaataaaatatcaAACTCGGTATTTTTGTTAAACTTTTAGCAATCATCAACTTGACCTGATAAAATTCTTTAAAAAAAAAAAGAGTAAGGGGTTTTttcaaaaatactcaaattacagaaaatatttttaaaatacatTGCAATCTTACATGCAGTATTTGCAATTTTATATGTAACATGAAATACATCATTTGCAAACTCGTATGCAACTTTAAGCAAAAGCAAGCTCGCGGGTATCCTAACATGCAACTTTAATCGTATTTTTTAAGTAAGTTCAAAAATATATGCATTTTGATAAATTCCCTAAAAGTAACTCAGTttgattaaaataatattatctaTTTGTTCAGTAAAAATTATACAAATTTCAAATATTAAACATTTTAAATTATTCTTTTATGGTGGGTCCAGTATTGTAAAAGCGGGAATTGAACTTAGTTAGTGGAGACACCGTTCAGGGATTAATCGGGTAATTGAGGATTAATCAGGTCATTAGTCGGAATTAATTTaatgtttttttatttataatttataatacatgtaaatattttactattttgattatacatataatttttataaatatttatataaaaaatttaaaatattggatattattaaaataaatataattctTAAGATCTTACTTATGAATTGAGGTTAATTTGTgatgaaaaattaaaaaaatttattgtttaatcatttaaaattgtaaatatgtatacgaaattattatttttcttaattttcaaAAGAATTTTCCAATTTTATCACAGGCCCGATTTTCGACCAATTAACCCGATTTTTGACTGATTAATACAATTATTCCCGAATTCGACCGATTTTCAAAAACAATTTTTGACCCAATTTTCGCGTAAGTGAATTTCCTCCAAACAACTATTAATCCCCATGACTTTTAGAATAATGGGGGGGTCATGTTAAAATACTAGCACCACAAAAAAGATATATAAAAGAGTAATTTGGGATATATAGAATAATAAAATAGGAAAGTGACAAACAGAGGCATTAGCATTTAGGCACCACTGTAGTTCGTTCTCTGTGGAGCAGCTCCGCTTCTCAAACCCTAGCATCGAATCGCGGTAATCATCAATCTCATACTCAATTTCTAcatttttttatgttttaattgACCCGATTGATTTCAATTTTGTTCATCTTTATTACGCTGCTTATTGTTTCTGATTTGATATTTATATTTCTGACCTAAATTTAAGTTTGATTAAGTCACCAATTTTAAGTTTGTTGTATGTTCTGTTATTATGTTTAACTGTTTAAGTGTACTAGCAGTTGCATTCAGTTGGATATGATGAGTTCTATTTATGAGTCGGCGAATAGAAGCTAAATTTTACTTTCGATTGTTGTAGTAGCATTGATGGAGCTTTTTGAGATTGTTTTATGTTTCATTTATGAGAGACAGGTTATATTAGAGGATTTCTAATCTGTTAGGCCTTGATGTATTGCATAATTAATGTGACTGGGCATTATAGTAATTTTAGATATCGTGTTAGATTTACGTTTGCTCTCGTTACTTAAAAATGAAAGTGTATTTGTACTATTAAACTGGAGAGCAAGAGCCTCCTAGTTTACTcgtaaaaataatataaataatgtCGCTAACTGGAGGAGGGGAACCTAGAATTTTGCCAATTGGCTGCCAAGGGATTAATCTCGGGTTTACGCTGGGTCCTCCAAATGTTTGGCCCTTGGATGGCCATGGAGTGGGCCTCTCGGGGGACGGGGTGCCAATCACGGTGTCAAGATTTATTAGAACATATCCGTGGCTTGTCTTGCCCAAACATCTTTAAGGGTTAAGATATTTGTTTATGAAATATATAATTGTATTTTTTCCATTTGAATAAAATATTAGATTAGTTTTGGGCCTTTCTAGGATTTTAATTGCGGTTTGATTgcaaattttgaattttttaacTTAAAATTTTAGGAGAGAGAGTTAGTGTGGGTTTAAAAAGAAGTGCAGGAAGTGAAAGACTCTTTAACTTTTCATTTGTCACtttttatttttaagattttcaCAATTTCTTTAGAAGCTCTTCCTTATCTTTAGACTTATCCTGCAAGGGTGATTTAGGTGTCAAGGGACAATATTTTGTAGGTGGGTGGGTCGCCGTTATTCGAAGATCCAGCGGTGTTTGTTCTTCCTGCAAGGGTGATTGTGTCAAGGGGCAATATTTATGTAGGTGGGTCACCATTATTCGAAGATCCAGTGGTGTTTATTCTTCCTGCAAGGGTGATTGTGTCAAGGGGCAAATTTTGTAGGTGGTGAAATTCTGGCAtctgttttattttattttacttgCCGAGTGTAAATTTTGACCTTGTAATTTTATTCGAAAATGTTAGCATTAAATAAATGTATACTAGCGGCGTTTGTTCTAATCTACTGTGCTCCTCTGTCCACCCAGATGATGTTTACTACACGTTATCGATCTATTAAATCTAGGTCATGATATAAACATTTTAGGGTATGATATGAATCTATATTTGAAGTTTGAAGAATGCTTTAAGGATTCAAATAAGATCATAAGTTCAAGGAATCAAAGCATAAGACATTTGTATTGAGCCCCAATGACTTGTGATTTCTGGGCCAATTTGTATTAGCGTAGACCAAACGACTTTTTATAATATTTGCTTCTAATATAAACCCTAAATAATTATCTTTTTATAGATTTCTAAATAgcatataaattataaaataacttaAATTTCCATGTGCCTAAGCTCAGGTGTTGTCTATTATTGTAGTATGGAGGGCCTACTTGCAGACGACTGTCACTTGGATTTCTCTCTCTTTTAGATCGGGAGTTTCTGCTGTTTATTGGAGCATACTCACCTCAGCTACCAACATGTGGAATTTCGCATCCAATTGTGTAGCTGGTAACAATGGTTTGAAGAATGACTCTCATAAGCACAGAACAGATGTTCTGGATTTCTCAGATGATGAATTGTCTTCGTGTACAAGTAGGGAAGAGGGATTAGAGTGTCCTATATGCTGGGAATCCTTTAATATTGTGGAAAATGTTCCCTATGTTTTATGGTGTGGTCACACGCTTTGTAAAAACTGCATCCTCGGACTGCAATGGGCTGTGGTAAAATTTCCCACTACACCTGTACAGCTTCCACTTTTTATCTCGTGTCCGTGGTGCAACCTCTTGTCCGTCCGTCTGATCTACAGGGGTAACCTTAAGTTCCCGCGTAAAAACTATTTTCTCCTTTGGATGGTTGAGAGCAGAAATGGTGATAGAGGAAAATCTAGTTCTGTCTATCCTGGAGATAATGGCCATGCTGGATGGCCAGCAAACACAGAATTGGAATCAGAAGAGAGCCGTCAATCAGAATCATCCACGTCAAATCGAAACGTGGATAATTACCTCAATATGAGAAGCTTAAGTTCTTCCTTGCACAAGTCCCTGATTTT
The Apium graveolens cultivar Ventura unplaced genomic scaffold, ASM990537v1 ctg8725, whole genome shotgun sequence DNA segment above includes these coding regions:
- the LOC141705274 gene encoding uncharacterized protein LOC141705274 — protein: MWNFASNCVAGNNGLKNDSHKHRTDVLDFSDDELSSCTSREEGLECPICWESFNIVENVPYVLWCGHTLCKNCILGLQWAVVKFPTTPVQLPLFISCPWCNLLSVRLIYRGNLKFPRKNYFLLWMVESRNGDRGKSSSVYPGDNGHAGWPANTELESEESRQSESSTSNRNVDNYLNMRSLSSSLHKSLIFIVNLTTKFPLVLMFLLIVLYVIPASAAIILLYLLITVLFAIPSFLILYFSYPSLDWLLKEIIN